In Clostridia bacterium, a single genomic region encodes these proteins:
- a CDS encoding accessory gene regulator B family protein → MKLEFVRPAASGLARRLELSPAEEEVIRYGLQVLVYTAADWAAVALAGWLAGALAGALVATVGTSTLRLFSGGAHSRSPLVCCLVGAVVAAGLGRTARELADLPPAAIAAIVGAALVWTAVVVATLAPVDTPAHPVRSAERRRRLRRLSLSALVLLGVASLALLPWRADLALALGGGLWWQGLTLTRAGHRLVAAVDNLAMGKG, encoded by the coding sequence GTGAAGCTGGAGTTCGTGCGGCCGGCGGCCTCCGGCCTGGCGCGGAGGCTGGAGCTGTCCCCGGCGGAAGAAGAGGTTATCCGTTACGGGCTCCAGGTGCTGGTGTATACGGCCGCAGACTGGGCGGCGGTGGCCCTGGCCGGTTGGCTGGCCGGCGCCCTGGCGGGCGCTCTGGTGGCCACGGTGGGGACGAGCACCCTGCGCCTCTTCAGCGGCGGCGCCCACAGCCGCTCGCCCCTGGTCTGCTGCCTGGTGGGAGCGGTCGTGGCCGCGGGACTGGGGCGGACGGCCCGGGAACTGGCGGATCTGCCCCCGGCGGCGATTGCGGCAATCGTGGGCGCGGCTCTGGTGTGGACGGCGGTAGTGGTGGCCACGCTGGCGCCCGTGGATACGCCCGCCCATCCCGTAAGGTCGGCGGAAAGGCGGCGCCGCCTGCGGCGGCTGTCGCTCTCGGCGCTCGTCCTGCTGGGCGTCGCGTCCCTGGCGCTGCTCCCGTGGCGCGCGGATCTGGCCTTGGCCCTCGGCGGCGGCCTCTGGTGGCAGGGCCTAACCCTTACCCGGGCCGGCCACCGGCTGGTCGCGGCCGTGGATAATCTTGCCATGGGAAAGGGGTGA
- a CDS encoding cyclic lactone autoinducer peptide: MKRLLARLLPVVGSMLALVAVIGVRPACVMLLYQPEVPSALVEE; the protein is encoded by the coding sequence TTGAAGAGGCTGTTGGCGCGCCTGCTGCCGGTAGTGGGCTCCATGCTGGCGTTGGTGGCGGTGATCGGGGTAAGACCTGCGTGTGTCATGTTGTTGTATCAGCCGGAAGTGCCCTCCGCTCTGGTGGAGGAATAA
- a CDS encoding benzoate-CoA ligase family protein: protein MITLDLPERYNAVTTFVDGHVEAGRADRVAIRYGDEEITYGRVYSMVNRCGNVLLSLGVEMENRVLLLLPDSPELVYAFFGAMKIGAVPVPVNNRLTAQDYLYILNDSRAKVLVLAEALLPAIESIRPQLKYLKHALVVGPAPPGYLGFHELLSAASPDLDPADTHRDDVAFWLYSSGSTGLPKGVVHLHHDWIHCCEFYAKGVLGITPEDVSLSVSKCFHAYGLGNVLIFPFYVGGCTVLYPDVPRPEPFLAAAERNRVSLFYGVPTFFALALAIPDIEKKYPLRHLRLCVSAGEPLPAAVYTRWKERFGVEILDGIGSTEVLHIYISSRPGRVKPGSCGQPVEGYDVRILDDRGRELGLGETGTLWVRGESVTPYFWNKHQKTKAQIVGEWYNTGDRWHRDEEGYFWYAGRSDDAFKSRGEWVEPVEIENVLIEHEAVLESGVVGVEDRDGLLKPMAFVVLKPGFAASETLADELRAFVRSRLAGYKVPTWIRFVSDLPKTATGKIQRFRLRDEAAAARAEA, encoded by the coding sequence ATGATCACCCTGGACTTGCCGGAAAGGTACAATGCGGTCACCACCTTTGTGGACGGCCACGTGGAGGCCGGGCGTGCCGACCGGGTGGCCATACGCTACGGTGATGAGGAGATCACCTACGGCCGGGTATATTCCATGGTCAACCGCTGCGGAAATGTCCTCCTCTCCCTGGGAGTAGAGATGGAGAACCGCGTCCTGTTGCTCCTGCCCGACTCTCCCGAGCTGGTCTACGCTTTCTTCGGCGCCATGAAAATCGGGGCCGTGCCCGTGCCGGTGAACAATCGCCTCACCGCCCAGGACTACCTGTACATCCTCAACGACAGCCGGGCCAAGGTGCTGGTGCTCGCCGAGGCACTGCTCCCCGCCATAGAATCCATCCGCCCGCAGCTCAAGTACCTCAAGCATGCCCTGGTGGTGGGCCCGGCCCCGCCGGGCTACCTCGGCTTCCACGAGCTTCTTTCCGCCGCCTCGCCGGACCTGGACCCCGCCGACACCCACCGCGACGACGTGGCCTTCTGGCTGTACAGTTCCGGCAGCACCGGGCTTCCCAAGGGAGTGGTACACCTTCACCACGACTGGATCCACTGCTGCGAGTTCTACGCCAAAGGGGTTTTGGGAATTACGCCCGAGGACGTTTCCCTTTCGGTCTCGAAGTGCTTTCACGCGTACGGGCTGGGCAACGTGCTCATCTTTCCCTTCTACGTCGGCGGCTGCACCGTGCTCTACCCGGACGTACCCCGCCCCGAGCCCTTCCTGGCCGCCGCCGAGCGCAACCGGGTCAGCCTCTTTTACGGGGTGCCGACCTTTTTCGCCCTGGCGCTGGCCATCCCGGACATAGAGAAGAAGTATCCCCTCCGCCACCTGAGGCTCTGCGTTTCCGCCGGCGAGCCCCTGCCCGCAGCGGTGTACACCCGCTGGAAAGAGCGCTTCGGGGTGGAAATCCTCGACGGAATCGGCAGCACGGAGGTTTTGCACATCTATATTTCCTCCCGGCCGGGACGGGTAAAGCCCGGAAGCTGCGGCCAGCCGGTGGAAGGCTACGACGTGCGCATCCTGGACGACCGTGGGCGGGAACTGGGCCTGGGCGAAACCGGGACCCTGTGGGTGCGGGGGGAGAGCGTTACCCCGTATTTCTGGAACAAGCACCAGAAGACCAAGGCGCAAATCGTTGGGGAGTGGTACAATACCGGCGACCGGTGGCACCGGGACGAAGAAGGTTACTTCTGGTATGCCGGAAGGTCGGACGATGCCTTCAAGTCCCGGGGAGAATGGGTGGAACCGGTGGAGATAGAGAACGTGCTCATCGAGCACGAGGCGGTGCTGGAAAGCGGAGTGGTGGGAGTGGAGGACAGGGACGGGCTGCTCAAACCCATGGCCTTCGTGGTGCTGAAGCCGGGCTTCGCAGCCTCGGAAACCCTGGCGGATGAGCTCAGGGCCTTCGTGCGCTCCCGCCTGGCCGGTTATAAGGTTCCTACCTGGATCCGGTTCGTTTCCGACCTGCCGAAAACCGCCACCGGGAAGATCCAGCGCTTCCGGCTGCGCGACGAGGCTGCGGCCGCGCGGGCGGAGGCTTAG
- a CDS encoding diguanylate cyclase codes for MGNWIKRRGREVSDILVIFNAFCFLFFAWMLGSLYGTRLGGNIDYPSYVSSYISLLPFLAVAALYVGRKLLIQVPSLGAPRVDEILLLVVVLPLAAALLWHSHGYEGAKVVLIVPAVVSGVVLGPVWGTLVAALAGSLVFWVDYRALGGISPEVFRVDAIVLGVTVLLAWLVASLIRVERRTQAELATLADRDPLTGLLNDRRLLEALGRSLAEAGPLGSPVALLLLDLDQFRHYNARLGFQRGDEMLTLMAEVVKRALPAGAYAARSGGARFAVVLPKTAKMEAVEVGEDLCLQAEQVLKEYLARQEPEALVLRPAVNYGLAVYPTDAAEAGALYQAADDDLFRVKYSRGKTYLYKSILGQLDTLRREDAFGALQAFVALVNLRDRYTFGHSERVVVYTLALADKLGLSEEDKTVLRHAAYLHDIGKLEVPHEILTKPGRLDDEEWEVMKRHPVWGSEMLGVLPAFRRAAEAVRSHHENYDGSGYPDGLQGESISLLARIIRLADSFDAMTSSRPYRRALTTSEALQEIIRSAGTLYDPQLVPAFVGAVRERERAGLLA; via the coding sequence ATGGGCAACTGGATAAAGAGAAGGGGCCGCGAGGTTTCCGACATCCTGGTAATCTTCAATGCTTTTTGTTTTCTGTTCTTTGCCTGGATGCTGGGGAGTCTCTATGGCACTCGCCTCGGTGGCAACATAGACTATCCAAGCTATGTTTCCAGCTACATTAGTCTTTTGCCATTCCTAGCCGTGGCCGCCCTGTACGTCGGTCGGAAGCTCCTGATCCAGGTTCCCTCCCTGGGAGCGCCGCGCGTGGACGAAATCCTGTTGCTGGTGGTGGTGCTTCCGCTCGCTGCGGCGCTGCTGTGGCACAGCCACGGCTACGAGGGCGCCAAGGTGGTGCTGATCGTTCCCGCCGTGGTTTCCGGCGTGGTCCTGGGGCCGGTTTGGGGAACCCTGGTGGCGGCCCTGGCCGGCAGCCTGGTTTTCTGGGTGGACTACCGGGCCCTGGGAGGCATCTCCCCCGAAGTATTCCGGGTGGACGCCATAGTCCTCGGCGTGACCGTGCTGCTGGCCTGGCTGGTGGCCAGCCTCATCCGGGTGGAGCGCCGGACCCAGGCGGAGCTGGCCACCCTGGCCGACCGCGATCCTCTCACCGGCCTGCTCAACGACCGTCGCCTCCTGGAAGCCCTGGGCCGCTCCCTGGCGGAGGCCGGCCCCCTGGGAAGTCCCGTAGCCCTGTTGCTTCTGGATCTCGACCAGTTCCGGCATTACAACGCCCGCCTGGGTTTCCAGAGGGGCGACGAGATGCTCACCCTCATGGCGGAAGTGGTTAAGCGCGCGTTACCGGCCGGAGCTTACGCCGCCCGGTCAGGTGGAGCCAGGTTTGCCGTGGTGCTCCCGAAAACGGCGAAGATGGAGGCGGTGGAAGTGGGCGAGGACCTATGTCTCCAGGCCGAACAGGTGCTCAAGGAGTACCTGGCCCGCCAGGAACCCGAGGCCCTCGTCCTGCGGCCGGCGGTGAACTACGGCCTGGCTGTTTATCCCACCGATGCCGCCGAAGCCGGGGCCCTCTACCAGGCGGCAGATGACGATCTCTTCCGCGTTAAGTACAGCCGGGGCAAGACCTACCTCTACAAGTCCATCCTGGGGCAGCTCGACACGCTACGGCGGGAGGACGCCTTCGGCGCCCTGCAGGCTTTCGTGGCCCTGGTAAACCTGCGCGACCGCTACACCTTCGGCCACTCCGAGCGGGTGGTGGTGTACACCCTGGCGCTGGCGGACAAGCTGGGTCTTTCGGAGGAAGACAAGACCGTCCTGCGCCACGCCGCTTACCTGCACGACATCGGCAAGCTGGAGGTCCCGCACGAGATCCTCACCAAGCCCGGCCGGCTGGACGACGAGGAATGGGAGGTCATGAAGCGTCACCCGGTATGGGGCAGCGAGATGCTGGGAGTTCTCCCCGCCTTCCGGCGGGCGGCGGAAGCGGTGCGCTCTCACCACGAGAACTACGACGGTTCCGGCTACCCGGACGGGCTGCAGGGAGAGAGCATAAGCCTCCTGGCCCGTATCATCAGGCTGGCGGACAGCTTTGACGCCATGACCAGCAGCCGGCCCTACCGCCGGGCCCTGACCACCTCCGAAGCCCTGCAGGAGATAATCCGCAGCGCCGGCACCCTGTACGACCCGCAGCTGGTGCCGGCTTTCGTCGGCGCGGTGCGGGAGCGCGAGCGCGCCGGGCTGCTGGCCTAA
- a CDS encoding NCS2 family permease: MSREGETAAVSAEGLWERWFHLAENGTNVRTEVLAGLTTFVTMAYIILVNPLILKDAGLNQGAVFVATILATVISTAFMGLYANYPFALAPGMGLNSFFAYVMCGAMGLPWTVALGAVFLSGVVAVIVTLTGLRELLIKAIPAPLKHAVGAGIGMFIAFIGFKNAGIIVDNPNTLVDLGNFRDPGVLLATIGLVITAVLVARQVKGGIILGIIITALIGIPMGATKVPEAVMSLPPSLDPTLFKLDVVGALKVALLPTIFSLFFADLFDTIGTFVGVAGRTGMIDEQGRLKRGNRALFADSLGTIFGSLLGTSNTTTYVESAAGVSAGGRTGLTSLVVAALFLLALVFSPLALAVPGQATAPALIIVGVLMAASLVEIEFRNFREAFPAFLTALLMPLTFSISLGLSVGFIAYALVNLLVGRAREVHWLMYALAVLFALYFAFVR, from the coding sequence GTGTCGAGAGAAGGCGAAACGGCGGCAGTAAGTGCAGAAGGTCTGTGGGAAAGATGGTTCCACCTGGCGGAGAATGGTACCAACGTCCGCACCGAGGTATTGGCGGGGCTCACTACCTTTGTTACCATGGCCTACATTATCCTGGTTAACCCGTTGATCCTAAAAGACGCGGGTCTGAACCAGGGTGCGGTGTTCGTGGCCACCATCCTGGCCACGGTCATCTCTACCGCCTTCATGGGGCTGTATGCCAACTACCCCTTTGCGCTGGCGCCGGGTATGGGCCTGAACAGCTTTTTCGCCTACGTGATGTGCGGCGCCATGGGGCTGCCCTGGACCGTGGCCCTGGGAGCGGTGTTCCTCTCCGGCGTGGTGGCGGTAATCGTCACCCTGACCGGACTGCGCGAGCTTCTTATCAAGGCCATTCCCGCCCCGCTCAAGCACGCGGTGGGAGCCGGCATCGGCATGTTCATCGCCTTTATCGGCTTCAAGAACGCGGGAATCATCGTGGATAACCCCAATACCCTGGTCGACCTGGGCAACTTCCGCGATCCCGGCGTACTCCTGGCCACCATAGGCCTGGTCATCACCGCCGTGCTGGTGGCCCGGCAGGTCAAAGGCGGTATCATCCTGGGAATAATCATCACCGCCCTGATCGGTATACCCATGGGCGCTACCAAGGTCCCGGAGGCGGTCATGAGCCTGCCTCCCAGTCTTGACCCCACCCTGTTCAAGCTGGACGTGGTGGGGGCGCTCAAGGTCGCGCTGCTCCCCACCATCTTCTCCCTGTTCTTCGCCGACCTCTTCGATACCATCGGCACCTTCGTGGGCGTGGCCGGCAGGACCGGTATGATCGACGAGCAGGGACGGCTCAAGCGCGGCAACCGGGCCCTGTTCGCCGACTCCCTGGGCACCATCTTCGGTTCCCTGCTGGGCACCAGCAACACCACCACCTACGTGGAGAGTGCCGCCGGGGTGAGCGCCGGGGGCCGCACCGGCCTGACTTCACTGGTGGTGGCAGCGCTGTTCCTGCTGGCCCTGGTCTTCTCACCCCTGGCCCTGGCGGTTCCCGGCCAGGCCACCGCGCCGGCGCTGATCATCGTGGGCGTGCTCATGGCCGCCAGCCTGGTGGAGATCGAGTTCCGCAACTTCCGCGAGGCCTTCCCGGCCTTCCTAACCGCCCTGCTCATGCCCCTGACCTTCAGCATTTCCCTGGGCCTGTCCGTAGGTTTCATAGCCTACGCCCTGGTCAACCTCCTGGTGGGCCGGGCCCGGGAAGTACACTGGCTCATGTACGCGCTGGCCGTGCTTTTTGCCCTCTACTTTGCCTTCGTGCGCTAG
- a CDS encoding flavodoxin family protein, producing the protein MKVVGVVGSPRRGANCETLVQKVLEGAAAAGAQTECFILNEMNVRGCQACNYCKEHNRCRQEDDMQRILDALLGCDGLVLGTPVYIDYVSAQTKLFMDRLFVFLRPGVGSTFPRGKKMVMVYSQGMGESRQMVEDVARHVARALNMELKGVVGGNQMNDPNTVKSRPALLEEAFRLGKELLA; encoded by the coding sequence ATGAAGGTGGTAGGAGTTGTAGGCAGCCCGCGCCGGGGTGCCAACTGCGAGACCCTGGTACAAAAGGTGCTGGAGGGAGCCGCCGCGGCGGGAGCCCAGACGGAATGTTTCATTCTGAACGAGATGAACGTCCGCGGCTGCCAGGCCTGCAACTACTGCAAGGAGCACAATCGCTGCCGGCAGGAGGACGACATGCAGCGGATCCTGGACGCGCTCCTGGGCTGCGACGGCCTGGTTCTGGGCACTCCGGTGTACATCGACTACGTGAGCGCCCAGACCAAGCTCTTCATGGACCGGCTCTTCGTCTTCCTCCGGCCCGGAGTGGGGAGCACCTTCCCCAGGGGCAAGAAGATGGTCATGGTATACTCGCAGGGCATGGGAGAGAGCCGGCAGATGGTCGAAGACGTGGCCCGGCACGTGGCCCGGGCGCTGAACATGGAGCTCAAGGGAGTTGTGGGCGGCAACCAGATGAACGATCCCAACACGGTGAAGAGCCGCCCGGCCCTGCTGGAGGAGGCGTTCCGCCTGGGCAAGGAACTCCTGGCCTAG